Genomic window (Candidatus Bathyarchaeota archaeon):
GCGCAGGATGCTGGGGGCCAAATGGAACTCTTACAATTGAACCGTAACCCATCATTTATTCCTCCATGCTTTGAGTTATTTTCCTCATTTCTTCAGGCATGTTCTCCTTTCTAAGCGGATAAAGCCCCTCTGGCCATTCTTCAGGGAGGATGAGCCGTGAAAGGTCGGGGTGCCCTTCAAAAACGACGCCTAAAAGGTCATGAACTTCCCTTTCATAGAGAGTTGCTCCGGGAACTAAATCAACAATTGAAGCGATTTTTGGGTTATCCTTTGGTACACTTAATCTCAGAGAGATTTCTATAGAGCCTTCGTAGGCGAAATGATAAATTAGTTCAATTTCCTCTCCTAAGTCTACACCAGTTATTGTCGACAAATGTTTTACGTTGAGTTCTCTACTTAAAAAGGAAACAGCATCCTTTATCGCTTCTTTTCTAATTTTAACAAAAATTCTTCTTGTTCTCGGAACACTGGCCTCTAAAAAGTTGTTTCTGAGAAACTTCTTCATTTTTTCAACTATCTCATCTTCAGAAAACATTCTATTCGCCTCTCTTCCCTATTTTTTGAATAAGCTTTGCTATTCCGTCGATTATTGCCTCCGGTTTAGGTGGACATCCTGGAACGTAGACGTCGACTGGCAGTACTGCGTCAACTCCGCTGTGAACGTTGTAGCAATCTTTGAAGGGGGCTCCGCTGCATGCGCATGAACCTATTGCGATTACATATTTCGGTTCAGGCATTTGCTCATAAACCCTCACCAGTCGATTTCTAACTTGTAGGGTTACTGGGCCAGTAACCGCTAGGATGTCTGCGTGGCGGGGGCTTCCCTCTAGTAAAATTCCGAATCTTTCAACGTCAAATCTCGGAGTTAAAGCCGCCACAAGTTCTATGTCACAGCCGTTGCATCCACCGGTGTTAAAGTGCAATAGCCAAGGGGATTTTTTAAATGCCCACTTCATAACTACCGTTTAGACACGCCTCCTCATGATTAGGAAGGTGAATACAGCCATCAGAACAATCAACGAATAAATTGTTGGAAGATACCACGGTGCAGAGAATGATATTGCAATTAGAAATGCGAAGACGTCAAATATTAGAAAGTAAACGGCGAAAATGAAGAATCTTTCAAGGTTTAATCTAACTTCTCCAACTGGTGGAGGTTCTTCTCCGCATGCGTAGGAAATAGTCTTTCCCCTTTCCTTCTTTTTCCCTTTCGCAGAGATTTTTCCTCCAATTAAATATATCAATAAGCCGAGTGAAAATGAAAATGCGAAAGCTGCGAGCAACAGAATAAGCGGGTTACCTTCCATTTTATATTCGCCTCTGAATCAATTCACAAGTTTAGATTATGCGTATAAATGTTTCTCACAAATTAACGAAATTTTAAAGGTAAGACTTTTAAGTAACCTCTTTCGTGTTCATATAAGTTTATGAAAATAGGGGAGATGACCTCTAACGGTCAATGAAATAGCACAATTTGCACTAATAATTTTGGCGTTAATGTTTGCAATACTAACCGTTGAGCTAAAGGATATTCTTTACGCCATCTTAAGCTTCTGCGGAATGTGCATCACCATCGGGGCATTATTCTGGATTCTAAACGCCCCCTACGTTGCAGTCTTTCAACTACTAGTCTACGCCGGGGCAATAGTAGCACTGTTTATAGCGGCAGTCATGCTTACAGCGAGAAAAGAACGTTTAGGGTGAAAGAAATGAGCATGGACAAAATAGAGATCGCAGGACTAATCTTGGTTATAACCGCAATTACTCTAGTATTTGTTTTCATTTTAGAGAACAGCTTTCCAGCATTTATTCTCGCAGAAAATCATTGGAAACCAGTTGAAATTTCAGGACGTGCAGGCGCTGAAACAGCTTATTTCATGTGGAACTACCGCTCTTTAGATTTGATCGCGCAAGTTTCGGCTCTTTTCGGAGCGGCAGTTGGATGCTTAGCAATTTTAAGAAAGGAAAAGGAAGGGAGAAAATGAATACGCTAGATTATTATGTTGCATTTTCAATAGCCCTCTATGTTATCGGAATTTACTGCCTTGCAACAAAGAGGAACATGATAAGAGCCGTTTTAGGAATTGAAATTCTAATAAATGCTGCAAATATAAACTTCATTGCCTTCTCAGCCTATAGAGCCGAAGGATTCATTGATCCATTTGCCCATTCAGTTGTGATAATTTCCATAGCCCTAGCTGGCTGTGTAAGCGCTGTTGCCCTAGCCTTAATTGTTTACGCTTACAAGCATTACGGCACTTTAGACATTAGAAAACTTAGACGTTTGAGGGGATAGGAAGTGTTCAGCTTACCCTTGGACATAGTATTACTGTTCACACTGACCACTCCGATTGTAGGGTGGATATCGTTAAAGCTTCATCTCAAAAGTCTTTGCGGAATCTATTCGGCAATTGGCTTAACAATATCTGGATACGCACTTTATGAAATTTCTGTTAATGCTTTATCAACTCCTATAATTATTCCGTTAAACGCTGAACCGTTTCAATCATGCCTCAGAATAGACGCTTTAGGCATATTCATGTCATTTACTTTCATTTTAATTGGGCTGCTCATCGCTGTCTATTCGATTAAGTTTATCAAAACAGACATTAATGCTGCTCTTTACTATACGCTGTTATTAGCAATGATTGCCGGAATGATCGGAGTTGTTTTCGCTGGAGATTTTTTCACCCTGTTCATTTTTTGGGAACTTATGTGCATAACCTCTTATGTGCTAGTTGCCTTCAGAAAACAGCATTGGGAACCAGTTGAGGCTGGATTAAAATATCTTGTTATGAGCTCTGCTGGAAGCGCCACAGTTCTATTTGGGCTTTCTATCCTTTACGGTTTAACTGGAACTTTAAATTTCGTTCAACTTGCAAATGCAACAAAAACCCTGCCTAACGGCTGGGGATACATAAGCTGGATGTTAATTCTCTCCGGTTTTGGAATTAAAGCGGCGATTTTTCCGCTTCATACGTGGCTGCCGGACGCGTATTCAGCGGCTCCATCTCCAATTTCAGCTATTCTCTCAGCAGTTGTAACAGAAACCGGAATCTACGCCTTGTGCCGAACGTTCTTCACAGCGTTTGTTCCATTGCAAGTTGAATGGTCAACAATTTTGGCGGTTTTAAGCGTCATAACAATGACGTTCGGAAACATTACTGCCTTGCTTCAAACAGACTTGAAAAGACTGCTTGCATACTCAAGTATAGGACACATTGGATACATGCTTACCGGTCTAGCCGTCGGAACTCAACTTGGCTTAACTGGCACGGTTTTACACATATTTAATCATGCATTAATGAAAGGCGCCGCCTTTCTCTGTGCAGGAGCAATCATTTACAGAATTGGAAAAAGAAGGCTGGATGAGATTGCTGGAATAGGAAGGAAAATGCCGGCTACAACTATTGCCTTTGGAATATCCCTCTTTGCACTAACTGGAATGCCTCCTCTAAACGGGTTTGTAAGCGAATTAACACTTTTCATGTCAACTGTTCAAGCGAACATGGCGTGGCTGGGAATATCCATAATTCTGAACAGCGCCTTTTCCGCAGGCTACGTTCTACGGGTTATACGTGCACTTTTACAGTCATCAAAAGAAGACAAGTTTAAAAATGTGAAAGAAGCCCCAATCACCATGTTGTCGCCAATTTGTTTAATGGCCGCTTTAATTATAATCTTCGGATTATGGCCAGATCCAATTTTAGACTTCGCTAGAAAGGCTGCAGCCGGGCTCTTATTTACAACTTAGAGGGATGTTGTATGATATGGGATGAAAATCTTGTCCCTTGGCTTTGCTGGGTCTTCCCAACAGTAGGCGCTTTATTCGCGCTGCTTTTGGCTAAAGTTGATAGAAAATTGAGAGATGTAACAGTTACCATTTTCTCATTTCTAGGCTGGCTTATGGCCGCATTTATGATTCCAGAGCTGTTAACACCAAAATATATTGACAAAGCTGCTTTTTGGATAACTCTTCCAAATGGCACTTCAGTTGGAATGGGGATGCTCATAGACCCACTAAGCATAATTCTCGCAAACGTCGTAGCTTTCCTAGGCTTCGTCATAATGGTTTATTCAATTAAATATATGGAAAACGAGCCCGGTCAAACACGCTACTGGTTTCTCATGTCCCTCTTCATAGGCAGCATGCTTCTACTAGTCTTGGCAGACAATCTAATACTGTTTTTCGTAGGCTGGAAAATAGTCGGCTTGTGTAGCTATGCCCTCATCGGACATTACTACAGCGATGAAAGGGAACATTGGATCGGTGGCCCTGAGCCTTTCCAGTTCCAAAAGCCGTCAAGATGCGGGTTGAAAGCCTTGCTTGTCACAACTTTTGGGGATGTCTCCCTACTGGCTGGAATCATAATCCTATACATTTACTCGGGCACCTTCAATTTTGTAGAACTTTATCAAACTGCTAGTTCTTGGCTGGGAAGCATTGCTGCAAGCCCCGGAATGATAACTTTAGCGTCCATTCTCATTCTAGGCGGTCCAATAGCCAAGTCTGCTCAGTTTCCGCTTCACGAGTGGCTTCCAGAAGCCATGGCCGGGCCGACTCCCGTTTCAGCGCTTATTCACGCCGCAACCATGGTTAAAGCAGGAGTCTATTTTGTTGCGCGAATACTGCCTATATTTTTCTATGCTTACTGGATAGCTAATTATCCAGAAGCCAGCGTATTCTTCTTATTAGTAGCAGCCATTGGGGCTTTCACAGCTTTTCTAACTGGAACTCAGGCTATGGTTTCTCTGGAGCTGAAAAAGGCTTTGGCCTATTCAACTATGAGTCAGATTGGCTACATGATGCTCGCTTTGGGTGTTGCAGGCTTAAGCGTAAACACTTTAGCTTCTGGAGTTTCAGCCGGAATCTTCCATTTAATAAGTCACGGAATCTTTAAGGCTGCCTTGTTCCTTTGCGCAGGGGTTTTAATTCATGTTTCAGGCTCGATTTATATGTCTGAGATGAAAGTTTCGAGGCGTAGTATGCGCTTTACATGGCTTTTCATGTGGATAGCCTCATTATCGCTGATGGGAGTCCCGCCCTTCTCTGGCTTTTGGAGCAAAGATGAAGTTTTAGCTTCATGCTTAGAAAGTGGACAAATAGTTCTGTTCATAGTGGCTTTAATAACCGTTGCAGTCACATGCTTCTACACTGTACGTTTTATGGGAATGATATTCCACAACAAAGAAAAAAGTGAAACTGAAACTAAAGAAGCCAACGCTTTAATGCTTGTCCCCTACGGAGTACTCGCTGCTTTAACTGTAGCACTCGGACTAATCGGCCCGTGGACTGGAAGTTTCCTCAACAAAACCTTTGAGAAATACTTTACTGAGTCACTTGGCTTAACCATCAGCGGCAGCGGAATAACCTCTGCCAGCTCCAACATTGTTGGTTCATCGTCAATTCCCTTAGGCATAATTCTTCCAATAATTTCAATTTTAGCAATTATAATTGGAGCCATTCCAGCTTACAGGTTTTATATTTCACATAAAGGCAAACCAGAAGAAATTGTGAATAAGCATAATGCCTTACAGTGGCTTCATAGGTTTCTCTGGAACCGCTGGTACATTGACGCCTTCTACAATAAATTATTTGTACGGGGAGCGCTCTCTCTAAGAAGCCCTCTAGTCAGATTCGTTGAGAACCCCATCGATTACGCCTTAAATGTTGGAGTTCCAAACTTTTTCGCCGCTGCTAACAAGGGGCTTCGAAAAATTCAGACAGGAATACTTTCAATTAACATGCTTTACATAGCGGGGTTCCTTGTTGTCCTTTTCATCGTGTTGTGGTTGGGGGTGTTGTAAATGCAAATTCCATACCTTTTGCTCCAAACAGTTCTTTTACCAATATTTGCCGCCCCAGTTTTAGCTATACTTGGAAGAAAAATTGGCAAACATGTAGGATGGATAGCATGCGGCATCTTGACATATACCAGTGTCCTTCTCATGATTGCCGGGTTCAGTTTATGGAGTGGAACTAGCCCAATTTATGAAGAGTATAGTTGGAGCACTGCCATCTTCAATTTGAAATTTGGCTTCTTAGCTGATAATCTAAGTTTGCCAGTTGCTTTTATTATGAACCTTGTTTGTGCAGCTTGTGCAGCCTATTCCATTCACTACATGGAGCATAGGATAGAACAATTGTACGGCAAAGAGAGAAGAGGAATGCATGCTATCTATTATTCGATTTATCTGCTCTTTGCAGTAGGCCTTGTGGGAGTTTCTCTTTCCACTAATCTTATTGAGCTATATGTTTTCGTTGAGTTGGCTCTAATTCCTTCCTACATTATGATAGACCTTTTCGGATACATTGACAGACATCGCATAGCTATGATGTACTTCATCTGGAACCATATAGGTGCAGCGTTATTTCTCATAGGCGTTGTTTTAGCTTTCACTGGAAACGGCGGAAGCTTCGAAGTGAACGCCCTATCCATGATTTCTGGAACACCGTTAGGTTTTTGGGTTTGTTTCTTAATTCTTCTGGGATGGCTCGTTAAAATGGCAACTTTTGGCTTTCACGTTTGGTTACCCTACGCGCATGGTGAACACCCAACCTCTATAGCTGCTATAATAGCAACTATAGTTGGATTAGGAAACTACGTGATCGTAAGGTTGCTTGTAGGCCAGCTTCAAGAAACCTTCCAACTATTCGGTTTCCCGTTAATGGTGTTGGCGTTAATAACTATGATTTATGGCGCTCTGTTAACAATTGCTCAAGATGATATTAAACGGTTATATGCGTGTTCAACTATAAGTCAGACAGCTTATTCTCTCCTTGGAATTGGAAGTCTAACAGCAATGGGAATTTCCGGGGGGATGTTCTATTTTCTAAGTCACACAATTGGCAAATGCATCCTTTTCTCAGTTGCAGGAATAATCCTCGCCCAAACTGGAATCAGAGACATGCGTAAACTGGGAGGCTTAGCGAAAAAGATGCCCCTAACCGCAACACTCTGCATTCTAGGTTCAATGATTCTTTCCGCAATTCCACCCCTAAGCGGTTTTCAAGCCGAATGGATAATGTTTGTGGGAATTTTCCAACAAGGCAACTTTGAAGCTGCATTAAATATCGCCATAGCCTTAATCGGAATATTTGCAACTTTCCTCACAACAGTTTATACTTTCTGGCCTGTAATGCGCATCTTTTTCGGACCTCTTCCCAAATCTTTAGAAGACGTCAAAGAAGCCCCATACTCAATGACTTTACCGTTACTTAT
Coding sequences:
- a CDS encoding NADH-quinone oxidoreductase subunit B family protein; the encoded protein is MKWAFKKSPWLLHFNTGGCNGCDIELVAALTPRFDVERFGILLEGSPRHADILAVTGPVTLQVRNRLVRVYEQMPEPKYVIAIGSCACSGAPFKDCYNVHSGVDAVLPVDVYVPGCPPKPEAIIDGIAKLIQKIGKRGE
- the nuoK gene encoding NADH-quinone oxidoreductase subunit NuoK, encoding MNTLDYYVAFSIALYVIGIYCLATKRNMIRAVLGIEILINAANINFIAFSAYRAEGFIDPFAHSVVIISIALAGCVSAVALALIVYAYKHYGTLDIRKLRRLRG
- the ndhC gene encoding NADH-quinone oxidoreductase subunit A; this translates as MEGNPLILLLAAFAFSFSLGLLIYLIGGKISAKGKKKERGKTISYACGEEPPPVGEVRLNLERFFIFAVYFLIFDVFAFLIAISFSAPWYLPTIYSLIVLMAVFTFLIMRRRV
- a CDS encoding NADH-quinone oxidoreductase subunit L; its protein translation is MIWDENLVPWLCWVFPTVGALFALLLAKVDRKLRDVTVTIFSFLGWLMAAFMIPELLTPKYIDKAAFWITLPNGTSVGMGMLIDPLSIILANVVAFLGFVIMVYSIKYMENEPGQTRYWFLMSLFIGSMLLLVLADNLILFFVGWKIVGLCSYALIGHYYSDEREHWIGGPEPFQFQKPSRCGLKALLVTTFGDVSLLAGIIILYIYSGTFNFVELYQTASSWLGSIAASPGMITLASILILGGPIAKSAQFPLHEWLPEAMAGPTPVSALIHAATMVKAGVYFVARILPIFFYAYWIANYPEASVFFLLVAAIGAFTAFLTGTQAMVSLELKKALAYSTMSQIGYMMLALGVAGLSVNTLASGVSAGIFHLISHGIFKAALFLCAGVLIHVSGSIYMSEMKVSRRSMRFTWLFMWIASLSLMGVPPFSGFWSKDEVLASCLESGQIVLFIVALITVAVTCFYTVRFMGMIFHNKEKSETETKEANALMLVPYGVLAALTVALGLIGPWTGSFLNKTFEKYFTESLGLTISGSGITSASSNIVGSSSIPLGIILPIISILAIIIGAIPAYRFYISHKGKPEEIVNKHNALQWLHRFLWNRWYIDAFYNKLFVRGALSLRSPLVRFVENPIDYALNVGVPNFFAAANKGLRKIQTGILSINMLYIAGFLVVLFIVLWLGVL
- a CDS encoding NADH-quinone oxidoreductase subunit M: MQIPYLLLQTVLLPIFAAPVLAILGRKIGKHVGWIACGILTYTSVLLMIAGFSLWSGTSPIYEEYSWSTAIFNLKFGFLADNLSLPVAFIMNLVCAACAAYSIHYMEHRIEQLYGKERRGMHAIYYSIYLLFAVGLVGVSLSTNLIELYVFVELALIPSYIMIDLFGYIDRHRIAMMYFIWNHIGAALFLIGVVLAFTGNGGSFEVNALSMISGTPLGFWVCFLILLGWLVKMATFGFHVWLPYAHGEHPTSIAAIIATIVGLGNYVIVRLLVGQLQETFQLFGFPLMVLALITMIYGALLTIAQDDIKRLYACSTISQTAYSLLGIGSLTAMGISGGMFYFLSHTIGKCILFSVAGIILAQTGIRDMRKLGGLAKKMPLTATLCILGSMILSAIPPLSGFQAEWIMFVGIFQQGNFEAALNIAIALIGIFATFLTTVYTFWPVMRIFFGPLPKSLEDVKEAPYSMTLPLLILALVSFILGVYPDLIMHFLSSIM
- a CDS encoding NADH-quinone oxidoreductase subunit J translates to MALMFAILTVELKDILYAILSFCGMCITIGALFWILNAPYVAVFQLLVYAGAIVALFIAAVMLTARKERLG
- a CDS encoding NADH-quinone oxidoreductase subunit C; the encoded protein is MFSEDEIVEKMKKFLRNNFLEASVPRTRRIFVKIRKEAIKDAVSFLSRELNVKHLSTITGVDLGEEIELIYHFAYEGSIEISLRLSVPKDNPKIASIVDLVPGATLYEREVHDLLGVVFEGHPDLSRLILPEEWPEGLYPLRKENMPEEMRKITQSMEE
- a CDS encoding NADH-quinone oxidoreductase subunit M, with the protein product MFSLPLDIVLLFTLTTPIVGWISLKLHLKSLCGIYSAIGLTISGYALYEISVNALSTPIIIPLNAEPFQSCLRIDALGIFMSFTFILIGLLIAVYSIKFIKTDINAALYYTLLLAMIAGMIGVVFAGDFFTLFIFWELMCITSYVLVAFRKQHWEPVEAGLKYLVMSSAGSATVLFGLSILYGLTGTLNFVQLANATKTLPNGWGYISWMLILSGFGIKAAIFPLHTWLPDAYSAAPSPISAILSAVVTETGIYALCRTFFTAFVPLQVEWSTILAVLSVITMTFGNITALLQTDLKRLLAYSSIGHIGYMLTGLAVGTQLGLTGTVLHIFNHALMKGAAFLCAGAIIYRIGKRRLDEIAGIGRKMPATTIAFGISLFALTGMPPLNGFVSELTLFMSTVQANMAWLGISIILNSAFSAGYVLRVIRALLQSSKEDKFKNVKEAPITMLSPICLMAALIIIFGLWPDPILDFARKAAAGLLFTT